The following coding sequences are from one Pararge aegeria chromosome 13, ilParAegt1.1, whole genome shotgun sequence window:
- the LOC120628566 gene encoding putative phospholipase B-like lamina ancestor, which produces MSKILKVVGASWMQTKISSYILGFLGVLAILALFVGQIERIQEDGNYAATVFYSEKTGYRIEYWGQSNDLKDIAKGVARAYFKEGIETTGWSLLEIETDGSYPDEIQAYAAGIVEGALTWYLIHTHLENTIRAKCEDQPLEKQCDKLRDALDKSVNIWKTYAADRAATDPFWHHVSLHYTQIGGIYTGWNHGVVRSNNEYETDISDLYWLNSVAEVVEIQHKLNISVEEPEFSTMPGLSSAFLRIANETFEGGKDIKKLFLAQSVAGSYSSMTRIIKRYKLNYHRTSKDTVSAPGASVEFAGYPGSITSQDEFYKVRGENHRLAITGTALRNYNEKLWKNVNITEQVPLGPRITAANHLASNVSSWGHIIASNNSGTGCKQWLVVDYNKFNQILHSGEVVSHKTEKKEIVTESMVNNDIKHTIVHRAGSGRAKGLLWLIEQVPGRTHSADISDAFLEKKYWATYGLPFFVDIANVTHVTKMEATYGKIFSESESPRAVIFQRGHKNATTMKSIIQLMRSNNLTAVNRSNDNDCIDGENCYIQKAEYWSALGYRGDIVQKHKRAYGIIDTKIIRGSTVDESLDFVAISSPPFTEPAKKNITKVNKGNVASIYTDQFDDVPMINGLEIRDLVKHQQEEAEKESLELLNKDVIQPFQWSESSFKEEAHEGLPDLWNFGPFRPHWSW; this is translated from the exons ATGagcaaaatattaaaagtagtcGGCGCATCTTGGATGCAAACCAAAATAAGCTCCTACATCTTGGGTTTTCTTGGAGTCCTTGCAATCTTGGCGCTCTTCGTTGGACAAATAGAAAG AATTCAGGAAGACGGAAACTACGCAGCAACTGTGTTCTATTCAGAGAAAACCGGATATCGCATTGAGTACTGGGGTCAAAGCAACGATCTAAAGGATATCGCAAAAGGAGTGGCTCGAGCGTACTTCAAAGAAGGCATAGAAACTACCGG ATGGTCGCTCCTTGAAATAGAAACCGATGGTTCATATCCTGACGAAATACAAGCATACGCCGCGGGAATCGTAGAAGGTGCACTAACTTGGTACCTGATTCATACGCATTTGGAAAACACCATCCGAGCGAAATGCGAAGACCAGCCCCTGGAGAAGCAATGCGACAAACTTAGAGATGCATTAGATAAGTCTGTTAACATCTGGAAGACTTACGCTGCCGATCGAGCAGCTACTGACCCATTTTGGCATCat GTTTCGTTACATTACACTCAAATCGGAGGAATATACACAGGATGGAATCATGGGGTAGTCCGCAGCAATAATGAATACGAAACTGACATATCCGATCTGTACTGGTTAAACTCAGTAGCGGAAGTTGTTGAAATACAGCACAAATTGAACATCTCCGTGGAAGAGCCAGAATTTAGCACTATGCCAGGATTATCGAGCGCTTTCTTGAGGATCGCGAACGAAACATTTGAAGGTGGAAAGGATATAAAGAAGCTGTTCTTGGCGCAGAGCGTGGCTGGAAG CTACTCATCAATGACGCGAATCATAAAGAGATACAAACTAAACTATCATCGAACATCAAAAGATACAGTTTCCGCGCCAGGAGCTTCAGTGGAGTTCGCCGGTTACCCAGGATCGATCACAAGCCAAGACGAATTCTATAAAGTGAGAGGAGAGAACCACCGACTAGCAATAACCGGAACCGCACTAAGGAATTATAATGAGAAACTGTGGAAGAATGTCAATATAACTGAACAG GTTCCACTCGGGCCCCGTATCACAGCAGCCAACCATCTCGCATCCAACGTCAGCAGCTGGGGCCACATCATCGCTAGCAACAACTCTGGAACGGGCTGCAAACAGTGGCTGGTTGTTGATTATAACAAGTTCAACCAAATCTTGCATTCCGGCGAAGTTGTCTCACATAAGACAGAGAAGAAGGAAATTGTTACGGAGAGCATGGTTAATAA TGATATAAAGCACACGATAGTCCACCGAGCCGGCAGCGGCCGGGCAAAAGGTCTCCTCTGGCTGATAGAGCAAGTCCCTGGTAGAACGCATTCGGCCGATATCTCTGACGCATTCCTGGAGAAGAAATACTGGGCTACTTACGGTCTACCGTTCTTTGTT GATATAGCCAATGTAACACATGTCACAAAAATGGAAGCCACATACGGAAAAATATTCTCCGAGTCCGAATCACCTCGAGCAGTTATTTTTCAAAGAGGACACAAGAACGCAACAACTATGAAGAGTATAATCCAATTGATGAGGTCGAACAACTTGACTGCAGTTAATCGATCTAATGATAACGACTGCATAGATGGCGAAAACTGTTACATACAAAAAGCGGAATATTGGTCTGCTCTAGGATACCGAGGAGATATTGTCCAAAAACATAAACGGGCATATGGAATTATTGACACTAAAATTATTAGGG gctCTACTGTCGATGAATCATTAGATTTCGTGGCGATATCCAGTCCACCGTTCACAGAACCTGCAAAAAAGAACAtcactaaagtaaataaaggaAACGTAGCCTCCATATACACAGATCAATTTGATGACGTGCCAATGATAAACGGTCTTGAAATAAGGGATCTAGTGAAACACCAGCAGGAAGAAGCTGAGAAGGAATCATTAGAATTACTGAATAAAGATGTAATCCAGCCGTTCCAATGGTCCGAAAGTTCGTTTAAGGAAGAAGCACATGAAGGTCTTCCAGACCTATGGAATTTTGGTCCTTTTAGGCCACATTGGTCTTGGTAA
- the LOC120628610 gene encoding uncharacterized protein LOC120628610 yields MNSKVYKCCAVPQCNNTSIKTPRKLFVYVPHKKTIRKTWLNLARRDPLSIKISSIIYFCEDHFDLPNDMDNYMEYHVMGSVSQVRMKPGCIPSKFKCQSNRRKQKFNITEQTYVHKKQRKLLSDEYKIYLEERSNYSEKLEFGETSSGSSGLYASIENINQDEKNSKAIKTEIQLVNQMTSPLRPNFQTVTSTLKINNGISTSHIPPNEILTIEDQSDSDNSYTSLSIAHKESPLSTVVPMVLSRLLAKIRYF; encoded by the exons atgaaTTCCAAAGTTTATAAGTGCTGTGCGGTTCCTCAGTGCAATAACACATCAATAAAAACGCCtagaaaattatttgtttacgtTCCACACAAGAAAACAATTCGAAAGACGTGGCTTAATCTTGCACGTCGAGATccattatccataaaaataagttctataatttatttctgtGAAGATCACTTCGAT TTGCCAAATGATATGGACAATTATATGGAGTATCATGTGATGGGATCAGTATCACAGGTTCGCATGAAACCAGGATGCATTCCCTCAAAATTTAAATGTCAATCAAAtagaagaaaacaaaaatttaatataaccgAGCAAACCTATGTTCacaagaaacaaagaaaattattaagtgATGAATACAAGATATATTTGGAGGAAAGAAGTAATTACTCTGAAAAATTGGAATTTGGAGAAACTTCATCTGGGAGCTCAG gtTTATATGCCAGCatagaaaatattaatcaagatgaaaaaaatagtaaagcCATCAAAACGGAAATTCAATTAGTTAACCAGATGACTTCACCCTTGAGACCTAATTTCCAAACTGTAAcatcaacattaaaaataaacaatggtATATCTACCTCACACATACCTCCAAACGAAATATTGACTATTGAAGATCAATCTGATAGTGATAATTCTTATACTAGTCTATCTATAGCACACAAGGAATCACCACTATCAACAGTGGTGCCGATGGTGTTGTCACGTCTCTTGGCTAAAATTCGCTATTTTTAG